CGGTCATGTGGATCGCCCTTCTTTCTGTGGTTTCCACCCCCGCCAGAGCGCGGCGCCTACGCGGCCAGGGCAGCGTGGAACGGTTTCGGTGAAGGCCCGGGCGAAGGCGTCGGTGTGTGCTTGGCGGGTTCCGGCTCCTGGTAACCAGTGGTCCTGCCGTTCTCGCCGCTGAACATCCGGTGGAGCGCGCTCGCGAGACCGTTGCCCTTGATGACCGCGGTGACCTGCTTTCCGCCGATCGGCGTGAACCTCTCCGGCAGCCCGCCGACGTCGAGTTTCTGACCGAGCTTGAGGCCTCCGGCCAGCACCCTGTTCGCCAAGGTCACACTGAGACCGTTGAGAAAGTTGTGCCCGACACCGTCGATGCCGCGAACAGCGGCTTCGCCCCAGGTGCCGGCTTTGCCGAAGGCCCGCAGCTTGGCGAGGCCTTTGAGTTTGGCAACGGCTTTGAAACCCTTGAGCGCGCCGAGCCCGGGAAGGATGCCCAGGAAGTCCGTCCCCAATTTCAGCCAATCGACCTTTCCCCCGCGCTCTGACATATCGTAGGCGTGTCCGGCCAGTGCCGCTGCGCTGGAGAGGACCGCGAGCGTGGCGAAGATGGGCACGAGGAACTGCAAGGGCGGCACAAAAGCACAGACAACCGCGAGAACGGAGAGGATTGCGGAGATATTGGAGAACGTATCCGCCCAGTCAGCGAGCCAATTCATGAATCCGCCCGGATCGCGCACCGCATCATGGTGCACCACGTCCTTGATGTGTCTGGCGGCGCGGTCGCCCGCGTCGTCAAAGATGTCCCGGGCGTCCTTGACATCCTTGCGCGCCTGGCCGATCCGGTGCAGCGCGTCGTCACGCTTCTTCTGCCACCGCTCGTACTCCAGTCTGTCCGCCTCGGGGATAGGTGTCACAGGATGCTTGTCCGTGATCTTTCGCATTTCTCGGTCGGCGATGTCGTGGTCGGACTCGGCCTCCCGGTAGTCCGCCAAGGCCTTGTCGGCCTTCTTCTGGGCCCGATGCAATTCACCGGCGA
This is a stretch of genomic DNA from Streptomyces sp. TG1A-8. It encodes these proteins:
- a CDS encoding putative T7SS-secreted protein, producing MSRRSSEWPPLWDGDPTPGDPDEVATLGRKLRKMADMIDEQARVIKALSSVEGWDSDAGRAFNEIADGAGDRLKKAFERYDEAAKALGTKVAEGESSEFAGELHRAQKKADKALADYREAESDHDIADREMRKITDKHPVTPIPEADRLEYERWQKKRDDALHRIGQARKDVKDARDIFDDAGDRAARHIKDVVHHDAVRDPGGFMNWLADWADTFSNISAILSVLAVVCAFVPPLQFLVPIFATLAVLSSAAALAGHAYDMSERGGKVDWLKLGTDFLGILPGLGALKGFKAVAKLKGLAKLRAFGKAGTWGEAAVRGIDGVGHNFLNGLSVTLANRVLAGGLKLGQKLDVGGLPERFTPIGGKQVTAVIKGNGLASALHRMFSGENGRTTGYQEPEPAKHTPTPSPGPSPKPFHAALAA